TCAGTTTAGGCCAGATCTTCAAGAATGAACTGAATCTAAATCAACTCCAACACTTCTGACTGAGGTACCTTCATTCTTGGACCTCCTGATCGTCCAGCGTACTCCTCAGAAGTTCTACATTTTCTCAAATTGAACCTGAGAATAAGTGCAGAAATCAAATCTTTCGGCTGTCCTCTTCTTCAGGCGTTTTCCATCACCACTCGGGACGTCCAATAAAGCAGAGCAAACATCGTCTCCAACCTGCAGTTATTTTAAAGATATCTGTGCTTCAGACTAGATCCATGAAgtaaatgaactgttttgagTCGACTGAACTTAGATAGCAGTTTAATATGAAAGGtgctttgtttacgtctcatACCTCATCATGTTTTCTCATGCTGATATTCCTTTGCTGGTCTGCTTCATGATCAGCTGTTATGGTTGGGAGGGACACGACATCATCCTCATTATTTATTAAGATGTGCAGTGATTTAGAAACATTCTGCCGTTCTTCGTTCATTCGCTGAGTTGACTTTGATTCACTtacaaatatgaacaaacattcTTGATATTAGATATTACTCCCTGTCAGAGAGTGTCAACGTACCTTTAGTTCTGGTGGTGCAGATGCAGTACACACCGATGGAGGAGACCactgaggagaggagaacacacacaggacacacactgaccagcagCTTCCAGCAGACACTACAGTCTGATACaggaggggtggagggggttTCGGAGAGATTGGCAGAAGGAACCGTTGTGTCTGAAATAATTAGGAAAATAGAACTGGATTCAATGAGTCAGCAGAACTTAACCTTCATTATTTGCCATCCTAGGTGAAGTTTTACTCTGAACACAACGTTCTTGATGTTTCATGGCTTTAAATTTTGCACAAAGACCAGATCACAAGAATCAGAAGGGCAGAATGACTAAACTCACCCAGGAAAGAGACGAAAGTCGTTCTGTTGCCATCATGATGAAAATCCTCTATTAATCCATCTCCATTCTCATTTCTAAAAAACTTGGTCTCATGTAGAGCGCAGTAGTACAAGCCAAGTTCTGATCCAGTGATGTTCTTCACCAGTAGATCGTATGTCGCCTTGGAGTTGTTCCAAACACGAGAGTAATGTGGAAGTG
This Pygocentrus nattereri isolate fPygNat1 chromosome 22, fPygNat1.pri, whole genome shotgun sequence DNA region includes the following protein-coding sequences:
- the LOC108417209 gene encoding uncharacterized protein LOC108417209 isoform X1, with product MERSSAVLITLMCVLISSISGIVVEMRVKPGDDVTIYCDFTWKSGFKIVWVIKPSHEHQPPLFHLTEDSTLPHYSRVWNNSKATYDLLVKNITGSELGLYYCALHETKFFRNENGDGLIEDFHHDGNRTTFVSFLDTTVPSANLSETPSTPPVSDCSVCWKLLVSVCPVCVLLSSVVSSIGVYCICTTRTKADHEADQQRNISMRKHDEVGDDVCSALLDVPSGDGKRLKKRTAERFDFCTYSQVQFEKM